In one Candidatus Deferrimicrobium sp. genomic region, the following are encoded:
- a CDS encoding RNA polymerase sigma factor — MSESKKESCMSAERWKEDEALLESLRKGTPGAVDELLRQYQGKIFNLAMSILKNESDAEEAAQDVFMTVIRKADTFQGNSAFYS; from the coding sequence GTGTCGGAATCAAAGAAGGAGTCGTGCATGTCCGCCGAGCGGTGGAAGGAAGACGAAGCTCTTCTGGAGAGCCTTCGCAAAGGAACCCCGGGCGCGGTCGACGAGCTGCTTCGCCAGTACCAGGGGAAGATCTTCAACCTTGCGATGTCGATCCTGAAGAACGAGAGCGACGCCGAGGAGGCGGCTCAGGACGTGTTCATGACGGTGATCCGCAAGGCGGACACGTTCCAGGGGAACTCCGCCTTCTACTCG